The DNA region TGCCTGATCGGATCCGCCAAGACCAACATCGGCCACACCGACGCAGCGGCGGGCGTGGCGGGGCTCATCAAAGCCGCCCTGTCCGTCGAACACGGTGTGATACCCGCCAATCTGCATTACAACACCCCGAACCCGCTGCTCGACCTTGACACGAGCCCGTTCCGCGTCGCGGCAGACACTGTCCCCTGGCCCGAGGCAGAGGGACCGAGGCGCGCCGGGGTGAGCGCGTTCGGCATCGGCGGCACGAACGCGCATGTGGTGCTCGAACAGGCGCCGGACCCGGCCGAGGCCGAAGCCCCGCAGGACGCGCCCGCTGAGTCGTTGCTGGTGGTGTCGGCCGCGAGCGCCGCCGCGCTCGACCAGCTCGCCGCGCAATTAGGGGAGCACCTGCACAACCACAGCGACATCCCTCTCGCCGACGTGGCCAACACCCTGCAACTCGGTCGGCGCGAACTGCCGTACCGGCGTTCATTGGTGTGCGATTCGACGGCTCAAGCGGCAACGGCGCTGGCTGCTCCCGCACAGGCGACGCATTCGGGCGACGGCTCCGTGCCGCTGGTGCTGCTGTTGCCAGGGGGCGGGGCCCAGTACGTCGGCATGGGCAAGGGGCTCTACGAGACCGAGGACGTGTTCCGGTCGAGCATTGACGAGTGCGCCGAAATCCTGGCGCGGACATGCGGTATCGACCTGCTCGCCCACCTCTACGGCGACAGCGGGCTCGACGAGGAACGGCTCGATGTGCTTTTCGCGTCCGTGGTGGCGGTCGAGTACGCGCTCGGAACCCAGCTCGCGGCGTGGGGGTTGCGACCGAGCGCGATGCTGGGCCACAGCCTGGGCGAGTACGCGGCGGCATGCCTGTCCGGTGTGATGGACATCGGCCAAGCATTGCCCTTGGTGGCCAAACGTGGCGAGCTGTTCGCCCGGACCGAAGGCGCGACGACGAGCATTGTCCTGGCCGCCGCCGAGGTCGCCCAGCTCATCAGCGGCCGTCTGGTCATTTCCGGCGTCACGGACGCGTCCTCGTGCACAGTGTCCGGGCCCACTGCCGAGGTCGAGGCTCTGGAACAGGAGCTGGAACGGCGCGGCACGCAGTTCCAGCGGGTGCGGGTGTCGATGGCGGTGCACTCCCCCGAGCTGGACCCCGTCCTCGGCGAGTTCGCCGATGTCTTGGCCGAGGTGACACTGCGTGCGCCACAAGTGCCGTACTTGTCGAATGTCACCGGGACCTGGGTCCGCCCGGAAGAGGCGACCGACCCCGCCTATTGGGTCCGGCACAGCCGGGAGCCAGTGCAATTGGCCGCTGGATTCGACACATTGACCAGCCTGCCCGGCGCCGTCTTGTTGGAGGTCGGCCCCGGTATGGCGCTGACGCGGATCGCGCAGCAGCACGAAGCTCCGTTCGCGGTTTTTCCGACCATGCGCCATCGCAGCGACCGGCGCAGCGACCGGCGCGCGCTGCTGACAGCAGTGGGCAAAGCCTGGGAGCACGGCATCGGCGTCGACTGGGCAGTGTTGTCGGCGAACCACCGGGCCTCGCGCGCCGAGTTGCCCAACTACCCGTTCGAGCGGCAGCGGTACTGGCTCACAGCGCCCGAAAACGCGCAGCCCCAGACGCAGGCCCGGTCCGGCGCTGCTGTCCCCGTGTGGCGCAGCAGCGCGCCGACCGCGCCTGCCGCCGCGCTGCCTGCCGGGCGGTGGCTGGTGCTCGTCGGCGACGACGCGTCCGCTCAGCGGTTCGGCGCGGAACTCGCCGATGCCGGCGCTGGCGCGGTCGACCTCGTCGGCCCTGGCCAAGCAGGGTCGCCTGCCGACTACGAGCACATCGTCTTTCTGGCGGACGGGCCTGCGGCCCAGTTGGACCGGGAACGTCACATCGAATTGGCGCGCGCCGTCGAAGCCGCCGGTTCCGATGTGACGGTGCACATTGTTGTCCGCAACGCCTTCGACGTGACTGGGGCCGAAGCGATCGATGTGGCGCAATGGTTGGCGGTCGGCGCCGCGCAATGGCTGCGCCGCAACGCCGAGACACGCGCCGTCGAGCTCGTGGACATGGACCGGCCCGACGCCGGGCGGCTGGTCGCGGAACTGTCGGCCCCTGGAGGCGACCGGACGCTCGCCTACCGCAACGGGCGGCGATGGGTCCTCGACAGCGAGCCGGTCGAGGGGTCGGCTCCGGCGTGGTCGAGCGCCGGGGACGCGTTGCGCGCGGAGCCGGTCGCGGCGTTGGACGAGGGAAGCTCGGCTGAGCCCTCCAAGGATCTGGACGATCTGTGCGCCCAATATGTCTGCGCATACCTGAACAGCGCCGGAGTCCCCCTGGCTCCCGGGGCGGAGTTCTCGCAGGACGAGCTGATCGCCCAGCTGCGAGTGGTTCCGGAGTACCGCAAGATCATCGGCACATTTCTGCGCATCCTGCGCGAGGACGGCATCGTGTCGTGCGAAAACGGCCGGGCGCGGGTGCGGGACGGCGCAACGATTCCCAGCGCGCCCGATCTCGGGCGCTGGTGCGCGGAGCACCCCGAGCTGGCGGCGCAGGCCGAGCTGCTGGAGCAGTGTGTGCGCGGCTACGACGGCGTGCTGCGCGGCGAGGTCGTCGGCAATGAGGTTGTCACGCCGGGCGGGGACGACAGCTTGTACCGGGCAGTCACGGAACAGCGCATCGCGCACAGCGATTTCGCGAAATACCGCGAACTGATCGGAACGACGCTGGCCAGGCTCGCGCGGAACACCACACCGGCGCGGCCGCTGCGGGTCCTCGAAATCGGTGCCGGCCGCGGGTACCTCACCTGGCCGGTGCTCGAAACACTGCGCGGCGCGCCCGCTGGCTCCGTCGAGTACTGCTTCACCGACGTCGGGCGTTCCTTTGTGGTCGCCGCCCAGCGGCAGGCCGAGGCGGCGGGCTTGGATTTCGTCCAGTTCGCCACGCTCGACGTCGTCGCGGAACCGGCGACCCAGAATCTGCCGCTGGGCGGATTCGACATTGTGCTGGCGTTCAACGTTGTGCACGTCGCGCCGGACTTGCCCGCCGCCATCGGCAACACGGCCGCGTTCACCGCTCCGGGCGGGGCGCTGTTCTTGCTGGAAGCCAAGGGCGAGGCGCGATGCGACGCGCTGATCGACCCGCTGTTGACCGGCTGGCTCGATTTCAACGACGGCCTGCGGACCGATTCGCCGCTGATGGCTCCGCAACAATGGGCGGCGCTGCTGGAAGCCAATGGGTTCACCGGCCCGGCCGTGTACGACTCGGGTCCGGCGGGCGACCACGCGTTGCTCATCGCCGAGCGGCGCGCGCCGGTGCGCGTCCTGGACCCGGAGTTCGACCGGGCTATCGCCATGGCGCGCGAGATCGCGGCGTGCGCGCCGTGCGATCGCCGAACGCTGCTCACCGGCCCGTACGACGACTCCCTCGAAGCCGCGCTGGCCGCCGCCTACGCCCAGGGCACAGTGACCGCTCGGCACCGCGCCGGTTGTGGCGACTGGACCTATGTCGACGCATCGGCGTACGAGCGTTCGGCCGCGCCGGCAGACCGGCTCGGCGAGGTGCTCGGCATACCTGCCGTTGCGGCAGTGGCGCTGAGCCATCCGACGGCAGCAGGGCCGCGCGTGAGCCCAGAACGGCCCCCGGCTTCGGCGGAGCCCGCGTCCGCGAAGTCCTCGTTCAACCAGCGGCCACCGCTGTCGACGGAGTACTGCGCGCCGCGAACCGAGTTGGAAGAACGCATTGCGGCGATCTGGCAGCGCTTTTTCGGATATGACCGGATCGGCGTCAACGACAACTTCCTCGAGCTCGGGGGCGAATCGCTGTTGGCCATGCAGATCGCGGCGGAACAGCGCGCCGAGCTCGGGATCGAGGTGAACATGCGCCAAATGGTCGGTTCTGGCACCGTGGCGAATGTCGCCGCGTTCGCCACGGAGGCAGAGCCCGAGGAGTTTGCGCACGCCGCGCCGCCTGCCAGGCGAGGACGCGCCGCGCGCCGCACCGCAGACGGCGCGATCCTGATGGAGGAAGCTCGATCGTGACTGTTGACGTGCCATCTGTTGACGTGCCCGCTGCAGGCTTGGCCTCTGCGGCCGGGACCGAGGAAGAGATCACGCTGTTCCGGGCGTCCTTCGCCCAGCAGCGGATGTGGTTCCTGAGCAAGCTCGACCCCGGCAACCCCCTCTACAACGTTCCCATTATCCTCCAGTTCGACGGAGCGGTGCGTCCCGACGCGTTGCAGCGCGCGCTCGCGGAAATTGTTTCTCGGCACGAGATTCTGCGCACCACATTCGTCGAGTTCGAGGGCGAGCTGATGCAAGCGGTGGCCCAGAGCGCGGCGATCCCGGTGCCCGTGACAGAGATCGAGCCCACGCCGGGGCAGCCCCAGGCCCCGACGCGGCGCGCGGATGTGCGGGCGGCCGTGCGCGACCTCGTGACGGCTCCGTTCGACTTGAGCGCAGGACCGTTGCTGCGAGCGCATTTGCTCGATCTGCGGGACGGGGTGAGCCTGTTCGTCGCGACGATGCATCACATCATCGTCGACGGCTGGTCGATCGGCGTCCTGTGCGAAGAGCTTCGCGCCCTCTACCAAGCCGAAGTCACCGGCGTCGCAGCGGCATTGCCCCCCGTGCGACTGCATATGGGCGACATCGCCGAAGACGAGCGCGAGCGCGCGTCCGGTCCCGCGTACGCGCGGCACCGGGAATACTGGAAAGCGCAATTGGCCGGGGAGCTGACGGCTCCCGAGCTGCCGTTCGACCGCGACCGCCCGTCGCACAGCACATCCCGAGGCGCCTCCCTGGATTTCACCGTGTCGTCCGCCCAAATGGCGGCGATGGCCGCATTGGGCCGGGACATGGACGTCACTGCCTTCATGACGCTGCTCGCGGTGTTCTACACGCTGCTCTACCGCTATAACGGGTCACACGACCAAGTGGTGGGAGCGCCGATGGCGAATCGGGAGGACAGCAGGACCGCGGGTCTGATCGGACTGTTCGTCAACACGATTCCGCTGCGCGCGAGAATCGACCCCGACGCCGGGTTCGCCGAATTGCTCGCCAGTGTCCGCGAAGTGACCCTGGGGGCGTACGAGCACCAGGAACTGCCGCTCGAACAGATCGTCGAGGAAGTGGCCCCGGAGCGTCTTCCGGGACGCAACCCGCTGGTGGCCGTGTTGTTCGCGATGCAAAGCCCACCACCTGCCAATCTGGATTTCGCCGGGTCGAGCGCATCCTTCGTGGGGATGCCGACCGAGGCCACTCGCGCCGATCTGGAACTGCATTTCTGGCCGCGCAAGGACCACATCGCGGCGCAGTTCGTGTACAGCACCGAGCTGTTCGACGCCGCGACGGTCGAGCACATCCGCGACGATTATCTCGCGCTGCTGGATGCGGCGATCGCATCGCCGCATGTGCCGATCCGCAGCCTGCCGATGGGCACGGAGGAGGCGCCTGTCGTCCAGAACCTGGCGCCGCTGCTCGAACACGCCGGAAGTTCCGTCGCGGTCACGGGCGGCGGCGGCGAAATCACCCACGCCGAGCTGCGCGAGACTGCGGCGGCGCTGGCTGAGGCGCTGCCGGAGGCGCGCGGCGGGGTCGTCGCGCTCGCGCTCGAACGCGGACCAGACCTCGTGGCCGCGCTGGTGGCGGCGGTGTCGGTCGGCGCTCAGCGCGTCGTGTGGCTTCCGCCGTCGCACCCCGCCCCGTACCGGGAGCGCGCACTGTGCGAATGGGCGCCTTCGGTCGTGGTGGACGAGGTCCGCGTGGCCGGCGCGCGGGCCGCTGGCACGTCCGCGCCGCTCACGGCCAACGCCGCGGCAGGGCAGCTCGACAGCGGCCTCGCGGAGATGCTCGCGGCATTGCTGCATTCCGGGAGGGTCCATCTGGACCGCCCCGAACCCGTGGCGCGCACGGTGCTGACCGCAGACCGCCGATTCGCGCCGCCGGGCGTGCTCGGCGAGCTCTGTGTGGGCCCACTGGACACAGGTGTGCTCCCCACCGGGGTTCCGGCACGCGTGCGGCGGGACTCCTGCGTCGAGATCGCGCGCGCTCCCCGAGGGATCGCCTGGGACGGCTACCGCTGGGCAGACCTCTCGACCGTCGAAGCAGTGCTCCTGAACAACCCATTGATCGACGACTGCGCGGTGCTGTCACGCCGAACCGATTCGGGAGCCACCGAGCTCGTCGCCTACGTCGCGACCTGCGCCCCGGTCTCCGCGCACCGGTTGTCCGAGCTGGCCCGCGCCGCGTTGCCCGCGCCGCTGACACCGCGCGCGTTCGTGTTGGTCGCCGCCTTGCCAGTGACCAGCACCGGAGCGCTCGACATCGCCGCGCTGCGGCGCTTGCCAGTGATCGACGACGAGCTGATCGCGCAATGGTCGGCGCAACTGCCCGAAGCGACACGGGTGCAGGCTGTGCCCGACATTGCGGAGCCGCCGCGCATCCGGGTGCTCGGTCCGCCTGCGCACGGCGCGCCGGAGCTCGCGGCGCACGCGGCAGAACCGACTCGTGACGAGCTCTCTGTCCTCGATGGCGGCCCAGCGGTCGACCCGACAGTGCTCTCCCTGCCCGACGCGCTGGTCCGGGCGGCACACGAAACCGCAACGACAGAGCTGGTCTTTCTTGACGAATCGGGAGCCGAACGCAGGCTGACCTACGCGGCGCTGCTCGACGCGGCGCGGCGGGTGCTCGGCGGACTGCGCGCATCGGGGCTGGTTCCAGGAGACCTGGCAATTGTCCACCTGCCTCGCAACGACGATTTCACGGCGGCCATATGGGGATGCTTCCTCGGCGGCTTCGTGCCGGTGCCGGTGGCTGCGAACTCGGCCGGCGGCGCCGACAAAACAGCGGAGGCGTGGAACACGCTCGGCCAGCCGTTGGTCATCGGCGAATTCGCGCATCCGGCGGCGCGCACCGCGCTCATCGGCGATCTGTTGGCGCACGAGCCAGACGCCGAACACCACCGTCCCGATCCTGACGCGCTCGCGCTGCTGCTGCTCACCTCGGGCAGCACCGGCACGCCGAAAGGCGTGCAGCTGACGCACCGCAACATTCTCACCCGGTCGGCGGCGACCGCGCAGATGAACGGT from Segniliparus rotundus DSM 44985 includes:
- a CDS encoding type I polyketide synthase, encoding MSENTDLSAAEAETTDIAIIGMQCRFPGADDVDAYWSLLTHKREGSRTLGNLDPEPDLVRNEAAVEGIDLFDAKFFGYTPAEAAMIDPQQRVFLECAYHVFEQAGHDPDRYPGLVGVYAGSGPSNYFITNVLPHLGISPCSAEALPAGFANTPSSLPSRVSYHLNLTGPSIALNTACSTSLVAVHLACQELLDYRCDLALAGGVTVNPQPGQGYKHVENGPLSPDGRCRTFDADAAGMFPGDGVGVVLLKRLSDAIADGDRVRAVIKGSAVNNDGNHKTGFTAPSVQGQSEVIVAAQAVAGVEASSIGMVEAHGTATPIGDPIEVSALTKAFRESTDRTGYCLIGSAKTNIGHTDAAAGVAGLIKAALSVEHGVIPANLHYNTPNPLLDLDTSPFRVAADTVPWPEAEGPRRAGVSAFGIGGTNAHVVLEQAPDPAEAEAPQDAPAESLLVVSAASAAALDQLAAQLGEHLHNHSDIPLADVANTLQLGRRELPYRRSLVCDSTAQAATALAAPAQATHSGDGSVPLVLLLPGGGAQYVGMGKGLYETEDVFRSSIDECAEILARTCGIDLLAHLYGDSGLDEERLDVLFASVVAVEYALGTQLAAWGLRPSAMLGHSLGEYAAACLSGVMDIGQALPLVAKRGELFARTEGATTSIVLAAAEVAQLISGRLVISGVTDASSCTVSGPTAEVEALEQELERRGTQFQRVRVSMAVHSPELDPVLGEFADVLAEVTLRAPQVPYLSNVTGTWVRPEEATDPAYWVRHSREPVQLAAGFDTLTSLPGAVLLEVGPGMALTRIAQQHEAPFAVFPTMRHRSDRRSDRRALLTAVGKAWEHGIGVDWAVLSANHRASRAELPNYPFERQRYWLTAPENAQPQTQARSGAAVPVWRSSAPTAPAAALPAGRWLVLVGDDASAQRFGAELADAGAGAVDLVGPGQAGSPADYEHIVFLADGPAAQLDRERHIELARAVEAAGSDVTVHIVVRNAFDVTGAEAIDVAQWLAVGAAQWLRRNAETRAVELVDMDRPDAGRLVAELSAPGGDRTLAYRNGRRWVLDSEPVEGSAPAWSSAGDALRAEPVAALDEGSSAEPSKDLDDLCAQYVCAYLNSAGVPLAPGAEFSQDELIAQLRVVPEYRKIIGTFLRILREDGIVSCENGRARVRDGATIPSAPDLGRWCAEHPELAAQAELLEQCVRGYDGVLRGEVVGNEVVTPGGDDSLYRAVTEQRIAHSDFAKYRELIGTTLARLARNTTPARPLRVLEIGAGRGYLTWPVLETLRGAPAGSVEYCFTDVGRSFVVAAQRQAEAAGLDFVQFATLDVVAEPATQNLPLGGFDIVLAFNVVHVAPDLPAAIGNTAAFTAPGGALFLLEAKGEARCDALIDPLLTGWLDFNDGLRTDSPLMAPQQWAALLEANGFTGPAVYDSGPAGDHALLIAERRAPVRVLDPEFDRAIAMAREIAACAPCDRRTLLTGPYDDSLEAALAAAYAQGTVTARHRAGCGDWTYVDASAYERSAAPADRLGEVLGIPAVAAVALSHPTAAGPRVSPERPPASAEPASAKSSFNQRPPLSTEYCAPRTELEERIAAIWQRFFGYDRIGVNDNFLELGGESLLAMQIAAEQRAELGIEVNMRQMVGSGTVANVAAFATEAEPEEFAHAAPPARRGRAARRTADGAILMEEARS
- a CDS encoding SDR family NAD(P)-dependent oxidoreductase encodes the protein MTVDVPSVDVPAAGLASAAGTEEEITLFRASFAQQRMWFLSKLDPGNPLYNVPIILQFDGAVRPDALQRALAEIVSRHEILRTTFVEFEGELMQAVAQSAAIPVPVTEIEPTPGQPQAPTRRADVRAAVRDLVTAPFDLSAGPLLRAHLLDLRDGVSLFVATMHHIIVDGWSIGVLCEELRALYQAEVTGVAAALPPVRLHMGDIAEDERERASGPAYARHREYWKAQLAGELTAPELPFDRDRPSHSTSRGASLDFTVSSAQMAAMAALGRDMDVTAFMTLLAVFYTLLYRYNGSHDQVVGAPMANREDSRTAGLIGLFVNTIPLRARIDPDAGFAELLASVREVTLGAYEHQELPLEQIVEEVAPERLPGRNPLVAVLFAMQSPPPANLDFAGSSASFVGMPTEATRADLELHFWPRKDHIAAQFVYSTELFDAATVEHIRDDYLALLDAAIASPHVPIRSLPMGTEEAPVVQNLAPLLEHAGSSVAVTGGGGEITHAELRETAAALAEALPEARGGVVALALERGPDLVAALVAAVSVGAQRVVWLPPSHPAPYRERALCEWAPSVVVDEVRVAGARAAGTSAPLTANAAAGQLDSGLAEMLAALLHSGRVHLDRPEPVARTVLTADRRFAPPGVLGELCVGPLDTGVLPTGVPARVRRDSCVEIARAPRGIAWDGYRWADLSTVEAVLLNNPLIDDCAVLSRRTDSGATELVAYVATCAPVSAHRLSELARAALPAPLTPRAFVLVAALPVTSTGALDIAALRRLPVIDDELIAQWSAQLPEATRVQAVPDIAEPPRIRVLGPPAHGAPELAAHAAEPTRDELSVLDGGPAVDPTVLSLPDALVRAAHETATTELVFLDESGAERRLTYAALLDAARRVLGGLRASGLVPGDLAIVHLPRNDDFTAAIWGCFLGGFVPVPVAANSAGGADKTAEAWNTLGQPLVIGEFAHPAARTALIGDLLAHEPDAEHHRPDPDALALLLLTSGSTGTPKGVQLTHRNILTRSAATAQMNGFGSADISFNWMPLEHVGGIVMSHLHDVYVCCQQVHAATSWVLADPLRWLAVADRYRVSTTWAPNFAFGLIADRLAETAEPERFDLSPLRFILNGGEAIVPRTARRFLRMMEQFGLPRTAMRPSWGMSETSSGVLYSETFSLETTTDADQCTELAKPLPGTRMRIVDADDKVVPVGAVGRVQISGPTVTRGYYADAERTAEAFTADGWFDTGDLGRIQHGALALTGRAKDVIIVHGVNYTCHEIESAVEESPFVMRSYSAAVAVRPEGSDTDALAIVFSPQPEAAEDEAFADIRARVLAVGPNPDFLIPVAPENIPKTDIGKIQRTLLRERFAAGEFDHAIRGQGAGASAANTLPNWFFQPVWHRRERARRSAVVEGGVLITGEPGALGAQLAEQLGARGVPVARADAKDVAAGLGSCAGQTAIRAVVCCIAEQPGHANPDSSQEALPASVFEVARILRGLAGESQPPALYVVGCGTQAVTDTDAVESGLATIPALLRSAVAETPGLRVRFIDLDPDDPGAGAHHVAGELGETAHDGEIAYRGGVRWVKGLERLPDEPGAPADIAPGTLHLISGGLGGLAYELARLLVERFHARVLLIGRRDPAPGQLAAHRRLSEAAGHEAVRYHVADVCDVGQVWNAVTESEHDWGAQLSGVWHLAGAYREQPMATTTEAELADVAKAKVAGVRALHQIALRRPGVRFVSFSSVNGFFGGAGVGGYSAANAYLDAFTLYQRRNCGIAAQSIAWTMWDHIGMSAHVEHPELTRARGYHVLSRSDGLNSLLIALAHDAPHILVGLNDAKPMVRARLAGLAPTKHLLVADLPQAAPERAGVLVHDRYGCVVPTRVESPNAAREWVAARDDTERRLSAIWQQVLGSDNFGVTDSFFEIGGNSVLLALAHRLVQEAFERSIALVDLFRYPTVSTLAAYLSGTSTAPDPGDPKSDFGSDRARIRKEARRRTRPSRA